The following proteins are co-located in the Acinetobacter shaoyimingii genome:
- the aciT gene encoding ciprofloxacin tolerance protein AciT translates to MVSATLATIIGFSLIAAALATVFFSPYRHWLGFMFAGMIFWGVLEAMRFGIQNVLDMSLAYSYLTAISIAMMALTAVLLREDSRAQKALANRQYIEHTPVYEDE, encoded by the coding sequence ATGGTATCAGCGACTTTAGCAACAATAATCGGCTTTAGTCTGATTGCTGCAGCGTTGGCTACTGTTTTCTTTTCCCCTTACCGTCACTGGTTAGGTTTCATGTTTGCGGGCATGATTTTCTGGGGTGTATTAGAAGCGATGCGTTTTGGTATACAGAACGTTTTGGACATGTCACTTGCATATAGCTATTTAACAGCGATAAGTATTGCCATGATGGCATTGACTGCCGTGTTATTGCGTGAAGACAGTCGTGCTCAAAAAGCGCTTGCGAATCGTCAATATATTGAACATACCCCTGTTTATGAAGATGAATAG
- the ribBA gene encoding bifunctional 3,4-dihydroxy-2-butanone-4-phosphate synthase/GTP cyclohydrolase II translates to MSLNTVEELVADIRAGKMVILMDDEDRENEGDLVIAATHVRPEDINFMITHARGLVCLTLSKDRCKQLDLPLMVDANGAQHGTNFTLSIEAAKGITTGISAAERAHTIQTAVAAHAKPADIVQPGHIFPLMAQPGGVLHRAGHTEAGCDLSRLAGLEPASVICEIIKEDGTMARRPDLEIFAEKHGLKIGTIADLIHYRMTNEQTVERLDQQTIDTEYGTFDLYRYREIGNPDIHLALVKGQPKDGVTTVRVHGFSPARDLLKINKQDGEPAWNLDKALKTIASSDRGVLVWIGQRHLSDLGPALEALSTPKPTKSNAALSQQYQTIGVGAQILRDLGVEKMKLLSSPLRFNALSGFNLEVVEYITADQTTVE, encoded by the coding sequence ATGTCGCTCAATACTGTTGAAGAACTTGTAGCAGATATCCGTGCAGGAAAAATGGTTATCCTTATGGATGACGAAGACCGTGAGAATGAAGGTGATTTAGTCATTGCTGCGACCCACGTTCGCCCTGAAGACATTAACTTTATGATTACGCATGCGCGTGGTTTAGTTTGCCTGACACTCAGTAAAGATCGTTGTAAGCAACTTGATTTACCTTTGATGGTCGATGCTAACGGCGCGCAACACGGTACTAACTTTACCTTGTCAATTGAAGCAGCGAAAGGCATTACTACAGGTATTTCAGCAGCAGAACGTGCGCATACCATTCAAACCGCTGTTGCAGCACATGCAAAACCTGCTGACATCGTTCAACCAGGGCATATTTTCCCGTTGATGGCTCAACCAGGTGGTGTGCTTCATCGTGCTGGCCATACTGAAGCAGGCTGTGATTTGTCTCGTCTTGCAGGCTTAGAGCCAGCATCTGTGATTTGTGAAATCATTAAAGAAGACGGCACAATGGCGCGTCGTCCTGATCTTGAGATTTTTGCAGAAAAACATGGTTTAAAAATCGGTACAATTGCGGATCTGATTCATTACCGCATGACCAATGAACAAACGGTTGAACGTTTAGATCAACAAACTATAGATACCGAATACGGTACATTTGATTTATATCGTTACCGTGAAATTGGTAACCCAGATATTCATTTAGCTTTGGTGAAAGGCCAACCAAAAGACGGCGTGACCACTGTACGTGTACATGGCTTTAGCCCTGCTCGTGATTTACTAAAGATTAACAAACAAGATGGTGAGCCAGCTTGGAACTTAGATAAAGCGCTTAAAACCATTGCATCGAGTGATCGTGGTGTATTGGTTTGGATTGGTCAACGTCATTTATCTGACTTAGGTCCTGCTTTAGAAGCACTTTCTACACCAAAACCAACAAAATCGAATGCTGCGCTTTCACAGCAGTATCAAACCATTGGTGTGGGTGCACAAATTTTACGTGATTTAGGTGTTGAAAAAATGAAGCTTCTTAGCTCTCCATTACGTTTCAATGCATTATCTGGTTTTAATTTAGAAGTGGTGGAATACATCACTGCTGATCAAACTACAGTTGAA
- a CDS encoding SCP-2 sterol transfer family protein, with the protein MKFPSIPVVKLPIVDASTDPLDLLVYGLALRMKQLARTSPKFIELIHDRQFRIQIGTDLGVARQIIVNHGEIDTVSGDAEKADFILQFADSEQGVKTLMKGDPTAFMTGMQNGTIKMEGDFSLLVWFNQVAKLIPPKIPKPVKDKIKVARQFLKEKTGR; encoded by the coding sequence ATGAAATTTCCTTCAATTCCAGTCGTGAAACTGCCAATTGTCGATGCAAGCACTGATCCGCTTGACCTTTTGGTTTATGGTCTAGCCCTACGCATGAAACAATTAGCGCGTACAAGTCCTAAGTTTATTGAGCTGATTCACGATCGTCAGTTCCGTATCCAAATTGGTACAGATCTGGGTGTAGCCCGCCAGATTATTGTCAATCATGGTGAAATTGATACTGTTTCAGGTGATGCAGAAAAAGCTGACTTTATTTTACAGTTTGCTGACAGTGAGCAGGGCGTTAAAACCTTAATGAAAGGTGATCCAACTGCATTTATGACGGGCATGCAAAATGGCACGATTAAAATGGAAGGGGATTTCAGCCTATTGGTATGGTTTAACCAAGTGGCGAAACTCATTCCACCTAAAATTCCTAAGCCAGTGAAAGATAAGATTAAGGTTGCACGCCAGTTTTTAAAAGAGAAAACAGGTCGTTAA
- the serB gene encoding phosphoserine phosphatase SerB has product MREIILISFLGPDQPNQFTRLMQVLSVHSLQILDVGQAVIHNQLTLGIVVASEDQTATALAMKDILILAHDIGLTVRFKPISNNDYDQWVSEGGRTRYIVTALAPELTAAQLQAVTNIVSSQGFNIETVTRLSGRPHRDGNSEGPKRACVEFGLKGQMLDATAMRAACLRLSTELNVDVAVQEDNAYRRNRRLVCFDMDSTLIEQEVIDELAIEAGVGDQVAEITERAMQGELDFQQSFRARVALLKGLDASVLPKIAERLTITEGAERLISTLKSLGYRTAILSGGFQYFAEYLQEKLGIDEVHANILDVQNGIVTGEVKGHIVDGARKALLLRELAEKMGISLEQAIAVGDGANDLPMLSIAGLGVAFRAKPLVRQNANQAISSVGLDGVLYLLGVHDKDLNQA; this is encoded by the coding sequence ATGCGAGAAATCATTCTTATTTCATTTTTAGGTCCTGACCAACCGAATCAGTTTACTCGATTGATGCAGGTGTTGTCCGTACATTCTTTACAAATTTTAGATGTAGGGCAAGCAGTTATCCATAACCAACTGACTTTAGGTATTGTTGTTGCCTCTGAAGACCAAACAGCAACAGCCTTAGCCATGAAAGATATTCTTATCTTAGCACATGATATCGGGTTAACTGTTCGATTCAAACCGATCTCAAACAATGATTATGATCAATGGGTGAGCGAAGGCGGTCGGACTCGTTATATTGTCACTGCTTTAGCACCAGAATTGACAGCAGCACAATTACAAGCGGTGACAAATATTGTTTCAAGTCAGGGATTTAATATTGAAACAGTGACACGATTATCGGGTCGTCCTCATCGTGATGGAAACAGTGAAGGACCGAAACGCGCATGTGTTGAGTTTGGGTTAAAAGGTCAAATGTTGGATGCCACAGCAATGCGTGCAGCATGTTTGAGATTGTCAACCGAACTCAATGTCGACGTTGCTGTGCAAGAAGATAATGCCTATCGCCGTAACCGTCGTTTAGTGTGCTTCGACATGGATTCGACACTGATTGAACAAGAAGTGATTGATGAGTTGGCGATTGAAGCTGGTGTGGGCGATCAAGTTGCAGAAATCACAGAGCGTGCCATGCAAGGCGAACTTGATTTCCAACAAAGTTTCCGTGCACGCGTTGCGCTACTCAAAGGGCTCGATGCATCAGTTCTACCGAAAATCGCAGAACGCTTGACCATTACAGAAGGTGCTGAACGTCTTATTTCCACACTCAAATCATTAGGTTATCGCACTGCAATCTTGTCAGGTGGTTTCCAGTACTTTGCTGAATATTTACAAGAGAAACTCGGAATTGATGAAGTTCATGCCAATATCTTAGATGTACAAAATGGCATCGTGACAGGTGAAGTCAAAGGTCATATTGTCGATGGGGCTCGTAAAGCATTATTACTGCGTGAGCTTGCAGAAAAAATGGGAATTTCACTGGAGCAAGCGATTGCTGTGGGTGACGGTGCCAATGATTTGCCTATGCTGTCAATTGCAGGTTTAGGGGTGGCATTCCGAGCTAAACCACTGGTTCGTCAAAATGCCAATCAGGCCATTTCGAGTGTAGGTTTAGACGGTGTATTGTATTTATTAGGTGTGCACGACAAAGATTTAAATCAAGCTTAA